TACAATCACTCATGTATTTTGAATCGGAATATATTCAATTCTCAACAACTAAGCACTTTTGACATGGTGTGTGTACTCAGTACTGCGAGTGCAACTGTGATTCATGCAATCCTTCCGGACCATCATCACGTGACATTTTATCCTCTGAAGAAACGAAGCAATAATGTGTATAGATTTCTCAAAGtaacttttttgtttttctggtcGCATTTGGTGGCCTTTAAGACCATCAAGGCCTAGCCTATACATCTATCACTTGATAACTCACCAAATTAGCATCAATTACCTTAACAGTTAATTTGAAAACATTCATTCATCCATTGTGTTTTGATTTTCATATGAAAATCACCACCAAATCCCTGCTAGAAGGATTTTTCTGCTTCCAAGTTCCAATTATGTcttaacaataaaaataaaacaccTACTAGTAAAAACCCATTTCTGCAAAACATACCCAATGCTCCCAGATCATGGTGCTCATGCAAAACAATCCCCTTAAGCTAccaaaccaaaattcatcaaatcccTAAACTTACACAAAAGAATACTCGTAATTAAAGGATCAATGGCCCATTaattttgtaaattttcagtcatgCCATTACCATTGTTGTTGTCTTGGTTTGTGATCttagaatcatcatcatcatcaacatcatcagattTCTTGTTCTCCTCCTCTGGGATGCTTTTGATGTATCGATTGACAGGATGTTTAATAGCATTAAGATGAACTTTCCTAAGAGCGGCTTTACCGAGATCAATCCCACAGTAATGAGAGAGTTGGACTAGATATAACAGAACATCTGATAATTCCTCTCCTAAATGTTgcttctcttcatctttccaatCTGGTAATCCTTTTGGTACTTCACCTTTCCATTGAAAACACTCTGATAACTC
This is a stretch of genomic DNA from Papaver somniferum cultivar HN1 chromosome 1, ASM357369v1, whole genome shotgun sequence. It encodes these proteins:
- the LOC113314261 gene encoding dCTP pyrophosphatase 1-like, whose product is MTGEVPKEDGGAVSLEDLRQKMVDFVKERDWEKYHSPRNLLLALVGEVGELSECFQWKGEVPKGLPDWKDEEKQHLGEELSDVLLYLVQLSHYCGIDLGKAALRKVHLNAIKHPVNRYIKSIPEEENKKSDDVDDDDDSKITNQDNNNGNGMTENLQN